One segment of Aliidongia dinghuensis DNA contains the following:
- the tssF gene encoding type VI secretion system baseplate subunit TssF, with the protein MSDDFLPHYNRELDALRRLAGDFAEANPKIAGRLRLAPDKIDDPFVERLMEGVAFLSARAQQRLDDEFPEISDALLSVLYPHALSPVPSAAIVQFGCQPGLKVPVIVPAGTALETEPVQGEPCRFRTAYETVLWPVEIESVRLTGLPLAAPVFPGLSGARSSLRIVLKTADPEASFAELGVDRLRCFLRGPLEQSLALYELLSGHVLGMALADGPNDDRPTLVPGNPIRPVGFAPEEALYPWSARSFSGFRLLTEYFALPEKFLFVDLGGLEARSLLQTSNRLELFIYFDQAKPELETRLQPDALALGGTPMVNLFARQCEPIPLTYEKTEYPITPDARRPAALEVWSVEQVRELRADGTSRPWRPFYRHPADTAADQAPAGFYNTIRRDSASLRSGTDLFLAPFDPALDVDRPADTILSVDALCTNRDLPAALPWGGGQPRLFLTQGVGAVTDIACLTAPTPTLRAPLRDRRSWRLISHLSLGHLSIVGGEAAAESLREVLRLYDLRDTPETRAAIAGLLAVSSEPATARVPGARRGSFCRGLDVTVEFDMRAWDAAGLYLLSAVLEHFLALHATANSFVRTSAALRGRKDTVFRAPPRAGARVLL; encoded by the coding sequence ATGTCGGACGACTTCCTGCCCCACTACAACCGCGAGCTCGACGCGCTGCGCCGCCTCGCCGGCGACTTCGCCGAGGCGAATCCGAAGATCGCCGGCCGGCTGCGTCTGGCCCCCGACAAGATCGACGACCCGTTCGTCGAGCGGCTGATGGAAGGCGTCGCCTTCCTCTCGGCGCGCGCGCAGCAGCGGTTGGACGACGAGTTCCCGGAGATCAGCGACGCGCTTTTGAGCGTGCTCTACCCGCATGCGCTCTCGCCGGTGCCGTCGGCCGCGATCGTGCAGTTCGGCTGCCAGCCGGGCCTGAAGGTGCCGGTCATCGTGCCGGCGGGTACGGCGCTCGAGACCGAGCCGGTGCAGGGCGAGCCATGCCGCTTCCGCACCGCCTACGAGACGGTGCTCTGGCCGGTCGAGATCGAGAGCGTGCGGCTGACCGGCCTGCCGCTCGCCGCACCGGTCTTCCCGGGCCTCTCGGGCGCCCGCAGCAGCCTGCGCATCGTGCTCAAGACCGCCGATCCGGAGGCGAGCTTCGCCGAGCTCGGCGTCGACCGGCTGCGCTGCTTCCTACGCGGCCCGCTCGAGCAGAGCCTGGCGCTCTATGAATTGCTGAGCGGCCATGTCCTGGGCATGGCGCTCGCCGACGGCCCGAACGACGACCGGCCGACCCTGGTGCCCGGGAACCCGATCCGGCCCGTCGGCTTCGCACCGGAGGAGGCGCTCTATCCCTGGTCCGCTCGCTCCTTCTCCGGCTTCCGGCTGCTGACCGAATATTTCGCGCTGCCGGAGAAGTTCCTGTTCGTCGACCTGGGCGGCCTTGAGGCGCGCAGCCTGCTGCAGACGAGCAATCGGCTCGAACTGTTCATCTATTTCGACCAGGCGAAGCCCGAGCTCGAGACGCGGCTGCAGCCGGATGCGCTCGCCCTCGGCGGCACGCCGATGGTCAACCTGTTCGCCCGGCAATGCGAGCCGATCCCGCTTACCTATGAGAAGACCGAATATCCGATCACGCCGGACGCCCGGCGGCCGGCGGCGCTCGAGGTCTGGAGCGTCGAGCAGGTGCGCGAGCTTCGCGCCGACGGGACGAGCCGGCCGTGGCGCCCGTTCTACCGGCATCCGGCGGACACCGCGGCCGACCAGGCGCCGGCCGGCTTCTACAACACGATCCGCCGCGACAGCGCCAGCCTGCGCAGCGGCACCGACCTGTTCCTGGCGCCGTTCGACCCGGCGCTCGACGTCGACCGGCCGGCCGACACGATCCTATCGGTCGACGCGCTCTGCACCAACCGCGACCTGCCGGCGGCCCTGCCGTGGGGCGGCGGCCAGCCACGGCTGTTCCTGACCCAGGGTGTCGGCGCCGTCACCGACATCGCCTGCCTGACGGCGCCGACGCCGACCTTGCGCGCGCCGCTGCGCGACCGCCGGTCCTGGCGGCTCATCTCGCACCTGTCGCTTGGCCATCTCTCGATCGTCGGCGGCGAGGCCGCGGCGGAAAGCTTGCGCGAAGTGCTGCGGCTCTACGACCTGCGCGACACGCCCGAAACCCGGGCCGCGATCGCCGGACTGCTGGCCGTGTCGTCGGAGCCCGCGACCGCGCGCGTGCCGGGCGCCCGGCGCGGCAGCTTCTGCCGCGGGCTCGACGTGACAGTCGAGTTCGATATGCGCGCATGGGACGCCGCCGGGCTCTACCTGCTCTCGGCCGTGCTCGAGCATTTCCTGGCACTCCATGCGACGGCGAATTCCTTCGTGCGGACGAGTGCCGCGCTGCGCGGGCGCAAGGACACGGTGTTCCGCGCGCCACCGCGCGCCGGCGCCCGGGTGCTGTTGTGA